From a region of the Candidatus Jettenia caeni genome:
- a CDS encoding pyruvate ferredoxin/flavodoxin oxidoreductase, whose product MDRKTITVDGCTACAHVVHAVNEIITIYPITPSSPIAEICDAKTADGQVNIWGMVPKVCQMQSESGVAGAVHGSLTTGALATTISASQGLLLIIPNMYKIAGELTSTVFHVTARSLACQGLSIFGDHSDVMAARSTGFAMLCSQNVQEAMDFALIAQAATLESRVPFLHFFDGFRTSHEVRKIEEVSFDDMRAMIDNDLVIAHRMRGLTSDRPNIRGTAQNPDVYFQGRETVNKYYNAAPGIIQKAMDKFAGIAGRRYKLFDYFGDPDAERVIVTMGSSGETVLHTIHALNAQGGKLGLVQVRLFRPFDIDAFVGSLPKNVRAIAVLDRTKEPGAIGEPLYLDVRTAIGEAMEKGLVTFGNYPTVVGGRYGLGSKDFTPAMVKAIVDNISQKRPKNHFTIGIHDDVTGTSLEYDESFSIEGSGVFRALFYGLGSDGTVSANKNTIKIIGTETDNYAQGYFLYDSKKSGAMTVSHLRFGKDEIGHPYLLPKANFIACHNPVFLEKIDMLSHADTGATFLLTTSRNKDEIWDTLPVEVQEQLISRRMKFSIIDASAIAEELGLGAKINMIMQTAFFVISGVIPKEDAIQSIKSEIKKTYAKKGEEVVKLNYAAVDKAIQSIAEVVVPDKVTSKVRMRAIVPEDAPDFVKRVTARMIANKGDSLPVSAMPDDGTWPTGTTQYEKRSIGTEIPVWEPDICIQCGQCSFVCPHATIRIKAYDPSLLQNAPSTFQSIDATGKELKGLKFTVQVAPEDCTGCGSCVFTCPAYKKDAEGKKIPDFKAINMRLQEPRRRVEAENYKFFLSLPELDPAKYKVTTVKGSQFSKPLFEYHSACAGCGETPYIKLLTQLFGDRLVIANSTGCSSIYGGNLPTTPYTKRDDGRGPAWSNSLFEDNAEFGLGMRQTADKFCMQAREFIDRLATNPSYADAKGLFDSIKNADQSTQEGIEAQRARVEELKKRVSKDSSIEAKHLHSLADYLVRKSVWAIGGDGWAYDIGYGGLDHVLASGENIKILILDTEVYSNTGGQMSKSTPLAAMAQFAAGGKRTPKKNIGMIMATYGNIYIAQVAFGANQIQTVKAISEAEAYHGPALIIAYSTCIAHGIEMSKGVEAMKKAVACGHWPLYRYNPVLEKEGKNPLVIDSEEPTISFEEYAYNENRYRSLRASNPELAAALMKEAGADVKRRWILLKHMAAWSPGNA is encoded by the coding sequence ATGGATCGAAAGACAATAACCGTTGACGGCTGCACGGCGTGTGCACATGTGGTGCATGCTGTTAATGAAATTATTACGATTTATCCCATAACTCCTTCATCACCTATTGCGGAGATCTGTGATGCAAAAACTGCCGATGGTCAGGTGAATATATGGGGGATGGTGCCAAAGGTATGTCAGATGCAATCGGAGTCGGGTGTTGCCGGTGCGGTTCACGGTTCTCTCACCACCGGTGCGCTTGCCACCACGATTTCAGCCTCCCAGGGTTTATTGCTCATCATTCCCAATATGTACAAGATCGCAGGCGAACTTACCTCTACCGTATTTCACGTAACCGCCCGTTCTCTGGCATGTCAGGGATTATCGATATTTGGAGACCATTCAGACGTAATGGCTGCAAGAAGTACGGGTTTTGCCATGCTGTGCTCTCAAAATGTCCAGGAGGCAATGGATTTTGCTTTAATTGCACAGGCTGCCACGCTTGAATCAAGAGTGCCATTTCTGCACTTTTTCGATGGCTTCAGGACTTCTCATGAGGTCCGGAAGATTGAAGAGGTGAGTTTTGATGATATGCGGGCGATGATCGATAACGACCTGGTTATTGCTCACCGGATGAGAGGACTCACTTCTGACCGGCCGAATATACGCGGCACTGCCCAGAACCCGGATGTATATTTCCAGGGCAGAGAAACGGTAAACAAATATTATAACGCTGCTCCGGGTATTATCCAGAAGGCAATGGACAAGTTTGCTGGTATAGCCGGCCGCAGATACAAACTCTTTGATTACTTCGGCGACCCTGATGCTGAACGTGTCATTGTTACTATGGGCTCTTCTGGAGAAACGGTATTACATACGATTCACGCGTTAAATGCACAAGGGGGGAAATTAGGTCTCGTCCAGGTAAGACTTTTCCGCCCTTTCGATATAGACGCTTTTGTCGGTAGTTTACCGAAGAATGTCAGGGCAATTGCCGTCCTTGACCGCACGAAGGAACCGGGCGCGATTGGTGAACCATTATATCTCGATGTAAGGACTGCTATTGGCGAGGCGATGGAGAAAGGATTGGTCACGTTTGGAAATTATCCAACGGTTGTTGGCGGCCGCTACGGGCTTGGATCAAAAGATTTTACTCCTGCTATGGTAAAGGCTATAGTCGATAATATTTCACAGAAGAGGCCAAAGAATCACTTTACGATAGGTATCCATGATGATGTTACGGGTACCAGTCTTGAATATGATGAGTCGTTCTCTATAGAAGGAAGCGGTGTCTTTCGTGCCTTATTTTATGGATTGGGTTCTGATGGTACGGTCAGCGCCAACAAGAATACTATTAAGATTATAGGGACGGAAACGGATAATTATGCGCAGGGTTACTTCCTTTACGACTCGAAGAAGTCAGGAGCTATGACCGTATCCCATCTCCGTTTTGGAAAGGATGAGATTGGTCATCCCTATCTCCTTCCAAAAGCAAATTTCATTGCATGCCATAATCCCGTATTTCTGGAAAAAATTGACATGCTATCCCATGCGGATACCGGCGCAACCTTTCTGCTCACGACCTCACGAAATAAGGACGAGATCTGGGATACTTTACCCGTTGAGGTGCAGGAACAACTTATTTCCAGGAGAATGAAGTTCTCTATAATCGATGCCAGCGCCATTGCAGAAGAGCTTGGGCTTGGCGCGAAGATCAACATGATTATGCAGACCGCATTTTTTGTTATTTCAGGGGTCATCCCAAAGGAAGATGCGATTCAATCGATCAAGTCTGAGATTAAAAAGACGTATGCAAAAAAGGGTGAGGAAGTGGTGAAATTAAATTATGCAGCAGTAGACAAGGCAATCCAGAGCATTGCAGAGGTAGTGGTGCCTGACAAGGTTACCAGCAAGGTCAGAATGCGTGCGATCGTACCTGAAGATGCGCCTGATTTTGTCAAGCGTGTAACTGCAAGGATGATTGCCAATAAAGGGGATTCCCTGCCTGTTTCGGCTATGCCTGACGATGGCACCTGGCCAACGGGAACTACACAGTATGAGAAAAGGAGTATAGGAACTGAAATACCTGTTTGGGAGCCTGATATTTGCATACAGTGTGGCCAGTGTTCTTTTGTATGCCCCCATGCAACGATCAGGATAAAGGCATATGACCCTTCATTATTACAGAACGCACCCTCCACGTTTCAATCTATTGATGCTACCGGCAAGGAACTCAAGGGACTTAAATTTACCGTTCAGGTAGCGCCTGAAGATTGTACCGGTTGCGGTTCGTGTGTATTTACGTGCCCTGCATATAAAAAGGACGCAGAAGGAAAAAAGATTCCGGATTTCAAGGCAATCAACATGAGACTTCAGGAGCCGCGGCGGCGTGTAGAGGCTGAAAATTATAAGTTCTTTCTCAGTTTGCCTGAGCTTGATCCGGCTAAGTATAAGGTTACAACCGTGAAAGGAAGTCAGTTCTCAAAACCACTCTTTGAGTATCACAGCGCATGTGCCGGCTGCGGAGAAACCCCATACATAAAATTACTTACCCAGCTCTTTGGTGATCGGTTAGTTATTGCCAACTCTACGGGTTGTTCTTCGATCTACGGTGGAAATTTGCCAACAACCCCCTATACAAAAAGGGATGACGGCAGGGGACCTGCCTGGTCGAACTCATTGTTTGAAGATAACGCCGAATTTGGTCTTGGTATGAGACAGACGGCAGATAAGTTTTGTATGCAGGCACGGGAATTCATAGACAGACTTGCTACAAATCCTTCATATGCAGATGCAAAAGGGTTATTTGACTCCATAAAAAATGCCGATCAGTCAACTCAGGAAGGTATCGAGGCACAGCGTGCCCGTGTTGAGGAATTGAAAAAGAGAGTATCGAAAGATAGTTCCATTGAGGCAAAGCATCTCCATTCTCTTGCCGATTATCTTGTCAGGAAATCAGTATGGGCAATTGGGGGGGATGGATGGGCATACGATATTGGTTATGGGGGCTTAGACCATGTCCTGGCTTCCGGTGAAAATATAAAGATTTTGATTCTGGATACAGAAGTCTATTCAAACACGGGCGGTCAGATGTCCAAGTCAACCCCTTTAGCAGCTATGGCCCAGTTTGCAGCAGGTGGAAAGAGAACTCCGAAGAAGAATATTGGTATGATCATGGCTACGTACGGAAATATCTACATTGCACAGGTAGCCTTTGGGGCTAACCAGATACAGACAGTGAAGGCAATCTCTGAGGCTGAGGCGTATCATGGACCTGCATTGATTATTGCCTATTCAACCTGCATAGCACACGGTATTGAAATGAGCAAAGGGGTTGAAGCTATGAAAAAAGCCGTTGCCTGCGGCCACTGGCCCCTGTACCGCTATAATCCGGTACTGGAAAAAGAAGGTAAGAATCCTCTCGTTATTGATAGCGAAGAGCCAACGATTTCTTTTGAAGAGTATGCTTATAATGAGAACCGATATCGGTCGCTAAGAGCAAGTAATCCGGAACTGGCAGCAGCCCTCATGAAGGAGGCCGGGGCTGATGTAAAAAGGCGGTGGATACTTCTCAAGCATATGGCAGCGTGGTCTCCGGGCAATGCTTAA